Within Oncorhynchus keta strain PuntledgeMale-10-30-2019 chromosome 30, Oket_V2, whole genome shotgun sequence, the genomic segment cgctacatggtaaaacagtagtgtttagttccagtagttagctacaccgctacatggtaaaacaatagtgtgtagttccagtagttagctacaccgctacatggtaaaacagtagtgtgtaattccagtagttagctacaccgctacatggtaaaacagtagtgtgtagttccagtagttagctacatggtaaaacaatagtgtgtagttccagtagttagctacaccgctacatggtaaaacaatagtgtgtagttccagtagttagctacaccgctacatggtaaaacaatagtgtgtagttccagtagttagctacaccgctacatggtaaaacaatagtgtgtagttccagtagttagctacatggtaaaacagtagtgtgtagttccagtagttagctacaccactacatggtaaaacaatagtgtgtagttccagtagttagctacaccgctacatggtaaaacaatagtgtgtagttccagtagttagctgcaccactacatggtaaaacaatagtgtgtagttccagtagttagctacaccgctacatggtaaaacaatagtgtttagttccagtagttagctacaccgctacatggtaaaacaatagtgtgtagttccagtagttagctacaccgctacatggtaaaacagtagtgtgtagttccagtagttagcgacaccgctacatggtaaaacaatagtgtgtagttccagtagttagctgcaccgctacatggtaaaacaatagtgtgtagttccagtagttagctacaccgctacatggtaaaacaatagtgtgtagttccagtagttagctacaccgctacatggcaaCACTACACTACCAAGATCTGAAtgtagttcaactaccaccaagctactgcaaaatgtagttaaattacTAGATCAACTACATGTATATAACTACTCCCCAACACATGTTTAACATGCGTTTTTATGAATGGTACTGTATGGAAGGCTTAATGAAACATCTGACCCCCCATGTTTATGTCTGTTTATGAAAGcacatacagttgatgtcgggaagtttacatatactttagtcaaatacatttaaactcagtttctcacaaCTGCTGACATTTAATCAAATATGTAAATTAAAGAGTAGAATATTTGAATGTATCATGTATGGTGTAATTAAACAGTAGAGCATTGGAATGTTGTTACGTCTCTCGTCAGAAGGcatggaccaaaacgcagcgtggaaagtgttcatgattctttattactcgaacaaaataacaaagtgaaaaaaaaaaaaaatagttctGTAATGCAAacaaactatacagaaaacaactacccaccaaacacaggtggggaaaaggctgcctaagtatgattcccaatcagacaCAATGATAgaaagctgcctctgattgggaaccacactcagcCAAAAccaaagaaatagaaaatatagaaataaagaaactagaatgcccaccctagtcacaccctggcctaaccaaaatagagaataaaagcctctctatggccaggtgGCGTAACAAACGTATCCTGTATGGTGTAGTTAAAGAGTAGAGTATTGGAATGTACTGTATCTTATATGGTGCTTAATTAACTCTACTGTACCTCAGGTCTAGAGGTCTGTGTGCTGTGTGAGTGCGCTAAAACCTTGCTTAAGGAATGACTTGCTCAGCCATGATTATGGCATGGCCTAGGTAACAACATGTCAATGGTTCTATTGTTCCCCATGAACACAGAGTGGTAAGTGGCACGCTATGACcatgtcccaaattgcaccctattccctatatagtgcactacttttgaccagagccctataggccccagtcaaaagtagtgcactatatagggaatagggtacaatttGGGATGCAAGTATACGAGCTCTTTATCCCAGCTTAGCACTGCCTTCATCACCGGCTTGGTCAATGGAAAAAATGTGTGTTACAGTTTATTAATGACCCTTGTGAGAAGGCTTTGACCAGTGAGAAGGATCTGACCAATGAGAAGTGAGAAGGCTTTGACCAATGAGAAGGCTCTGACCAATGAGAAGGCTCTGCCCGGTGAAAAGGCTTTGACCAATGAGAAGGCTCTGACCAGTGAAAAGGCTTTGACCAATGAGAAGGCTCTGACCAGTGAAAAGGCTTTGACCAATGAGAAGGCTCTGACCAGTGAAAAGGCTTTGACCAATGAGAAGGCTCTGACCAGTGAAAAGGATTTGACCAATGAGAAGGCTCTGACCAGTGAGAAGGGTTTGACCAATGAGAAGGCTCTGACCATTGAGAAGGGTCTGACTAATGAGAAGGCTCTGACCAGTGAGAAGGGTTTGACCAATGAGAAGGCTCTGACCAGTGAGAAGGGTTTGACCAATGAGAAGGCTCTGACCAGTGAGAAGGGTTTGACCAGTGAGAAGACTATGACCAATGAGAAGAAGTTGACCAATGAGAAGACTTTGACCAATGAGAAGACTTTGACCAATGAGAAGACTTTGACCAAAATGGAACATGATCAAGTTTATTTTGGAGTCATTTGCATGATGTCATTGTATACATTCTTCTATTTACATTATGAAACATTAAAATATCTTGTTAAAATCTTAAAATAAGCTATGTACTAGACATTTATTTTAATTCAACATACGATTCTTCATCATATGGACATTCTATATGTACACCTGATAACATTATAATACATGTATAAAAACTGCATCCTAAGAAATGGAGAAagaaatcttcctctgatttaaAACTCACTTGCTTCATCTATTATTGGCAGGacaagttgctctggataagagcgtctgctaaatgacttaaatgtaatgtaatgtaaagcaGTGAGTATGTGAACTTTAACACAatgtcagtcacagtcacaccgtcagtcacagtcacaccttcagtcacagtcacacctTCAGTCACAccatcagtcacagtcacaccgtcagtcacagtcacaccttcagtcacagtcacacctTCAGTCACAccatcagtcacagtcacaccgtCAGTCACAccatcagtcacagtcacaccatCAGTCACAccatcagtcacagtcacaccgtcagtcacagtcacaccgtcagtcacagtcacaccttcagtcacagtcacaccgtcagtcacagtcacaccttcagtcacagtcacacctTCAGTCACAccatcagtcacagtcacagtcacactgtcagtcacagtcacaccgtcagtcacagtcacagtcacgcCGTCAGTCACAccatcagtcacagtcacaccatcagtcacagtcacaccgtCAGTCACAccatcagtcacagtcacaccatcagtcacagtcacagtcacagtcacaccgtcagtcacagtcacaccgtcagtcacagtcacagtcacaccgtcagtcacagtcacaccgtCAGTCACACCGTCAGTCACACAccgtcagtcacagtcacacaccgtcagtcacagtcacaccgtCAGTCACAccatcagtcacagtcacaccgtCAGTCACAccatcagtcacagtcacactgtcagtcacagtcacacctTCAGTCACAccatcagtcacagtcacaccgtcagtcacagtcacaccttcagtcacagtcacacctTCAGTCACAccatcagtcacagtcacaccgtCAGTCACAccatcagtcacagtcacacctTCAGTCACAccatcagtcacagtcacagtcacactgtcagtcacagtcacaccgtCAGTCACAccatcagtcacagtcacactgtcagtcacagtcacacctTCAGTCACAccatcagtcacagtcacaccgtcagtcacagtcacaccttcagtcacagtcacacctTCAGTCACAccatcagtcacagtcacacagtcagtcacaccatcagtcacagtcacacctTCAGTCACAccatcagtcacagtcacagtcacactgtcagtcacagtcacaccgtcagtcacagtcacagtcacgcCGTCAGTCACAccatcagtcacagtcacaccatcagtcacagtcacaccgtCAGTCACAccatcagtcacagtcacaccatcagtcacagtcacagtcacagtcacaccgtcagtcacagtcacaccgtcagtcacagtcacaccgtCAGTCATACCGTCAGTCACACAccgtcagtcacagtcacacaccgtcagtcacagtcacaccgtCAGTCACAccatcagtcacagtcacaccgtCAGTCACACaatcagtcacagtcacaccttcagtcacagtcacacctTCAGTCACAccatcagtcacagtcacaccgtCAGTCACAccatcagtcacagtcacaccgtCAGTCACAccatcagtcacagtcacaccgtcagtcacagtcacagtcacaccgtcagtcacagtcacaccttcagtcacagtcacaccgtcagtcacagtcacaccttcagtcacagtcacacctTCAGTCACAccatcagtcacagtcacagtcacactgtcagtcacagtcacaccgtcagtcacagtcacagtcacaccgtCAGTCACAccatcagtcacagtcacaccatcagtcacagtcacaccatCAGTCACAccatcagtcacagtcacaccatcagtcacagtcacagtcacaccgtcagtcacagtcacaccgtcagtcacagtcacagtcacaccgtcagtcacagtcacaccgtcagtcacagtcacaccgtCAGTCACACCGTCAGTCACACTctgtcagtcacagtcacacaccgtcagtcacagtcacaccgtCAGTCACAccatcagtcacagtcacaccgtCAGTCACAccatcagtcacagtcacactgtcagtcacagtcacaccgtcagtcacagtcacaccgtcagtcacagtcacaccgtcagtcacagtcacagtcacaccatcagtcacagtcacagtcacactgtcAGTCACAGTCATAccgtcagtcacagtcacaccgtcagtcacagtcacagtcacaccgtCAGTCACACCGTCAGTCACACACCGTCAGTCACAGTCCCACAccgtcagtcacagtcacaccgtCAGTCACAccatcagtcacagtcacaccgtcagtcacagtcacagtcacaccgtCAGTCACACAccatcagtcacagtcacacaccgtcagtcacagtcacaccgtCAGTCACACAccgtcagtcacagtcacaccgtcagtcacagtcacactgtcagtcacagtcacaccgtcagtcacagtcacagtcacaccgtCAGTCACACAccgtcagtcacagtcacaccgtcagtcacagtcacactgtcagtcacagtcacaccgtcagtcacagtcacaccatCAGTCACATGTTAGTTCAGAGGTGAGAAGAAGAAACAGAAAGTGGATGGAAAATGGACTCCAACTCCAACTGGTTGAATGGACTCCAACTCCAACTGGTTGAATGAACTCCAACTCCAACTGGTTGAATGAACTCCAACTCCAACTGGTTGAATGAACTCCAACTCCAACTGGTTGAATGAACTCCAACTCCAACTGGTTGAATGGACTCCAACTCCAACTGGTTTAATGAACTCCAACATACTCTATATAAACGTAGTAGGGCAATTTTCCTGAAGAAAACATTGTTGTGTTTGCTTCAGCTGTCCACTATTAATTTTTATGGTAGTAGAATAAGTTAAAAACAGCAGGgtgccagggtagcctagtggtttgagtgtagaggtggcagggtagcctagtggtttgagtgtagaggtggcagggtagcctagtggtttgagtgtagaggtggcagggtagcctagtggtttgagtgtagaggtggcagggtagcctagtggtttgagtgtagaggtggcagggtagcctagtggtttgagtgtagaggtggcagggtagcctagtggtttgagtgtagaggtggcagggtagcctagtggtttgagtgtagaggtggcagggtagcctagtggttagagtgtagaggtggcagggtagcctagtggtttgagtgtagaggtggcagggtagcctagtggtttgagtgtagaggtggcagggtagcctagtggttagagtgtggaggtggcagggtagcctagtggttagagtgtagaggtggcagggtagcctagtggttagagtgtagaggtggcagggtagcctagtggttagagtgtagaggtggcagggtagcctagtggttagagtgtagaggtggcagggtagccaagtggttatagcgttggaccggaaggttgcaagttcaaacccctgagctgacaaggtacaaatctgtcgttctgcccatgaacaggcagttaacccactgttcctaggctgtcattgaaaataagaatttgttcttaactcacttgcctggttaaataaataaaggtaaaaaattgaAGAACTTTTTTTGATGAAGGTCCCTTGCTGTTTTTGATGACTAGCATAAACAGTTGAAGAGCAGGACTATTCTGAAAAATGTCAACACTTGTTGAATTCTAGTGTACAGacagtataaaccagcctttagtttTACAGTAGACAGGAATTGTCTTAAATATACAATGTAACAtcagaacatctctctctctctaaatctctcgattcaattcaatgggctttattggcatgggaaacatacagtatgtttacattgccaaagcaagtgaaatagataaacaaaagtgaaataaacaataaaaagtgacagtaaatatctctctctccagaccttcTCTGTCTTGTCAGCTCCCGTCCTGTCCTGTCAGCTgcagtcctgtcttgtcctgtcctgtcggCTTCAGTCTTGTCCTGTCTCTCGCTCctatgtcctctcttctcctctcctcttctctccactcctgtgttgtccttTCCACTCAGCCTCAGAATCTGTCTTCTTTGAAGGCCTCCTTCTTCGTCACACCGCTGATGGTCTCAATCTCTACCTGGCGGGTCTGGTTCCTCTGCTTCTGAACACTGTTACGGATCCCATAACCAAAGTAGATGAggaaccctacagacagacagacatacagagagagagagagagagagagagagagagagagagagagagagagagagagagagagatcagagagagatcagagagagatcagagagagatcagagagagagagatcagagagagagagatcagagagagagagatcagagagagagatccgAGAGAACCCCCCCTCAACCCTCTGACATCCTGTATAGCCTCCAACCAACTTTAAACAACCCACACTCCTATTGATATCAGGTCAGATAGATGACCCATCCATCCCCACCAGCCTCCCAGTTTAGTGCTTGTGGCATCTATAATTGGGTAGAGAAGTGTTGGGTAGAGTACTTACCTACGGCCATCCAGATGGCGTATCTCATCCAGGTGTCTCGTCCTAACTGCACCATCAGGTAGACGTTGACGAACACACTAACTACCGGCAGCACGGGCAGGAAGGGCACCTGAGAGCAGACGGCAGGGGGTAAGAGAACTCTACTGTAATGTCAACATAAAGACACAAACAATGTACCATACAGGGTCCCGGGCCCAAAGGTAAACGTTCTAGAGTTCAAACATGATTGATATTACGATCTGTTAGGCTGCATCTGATCATTCTTGATAATATTTGTGAATCAGCAATGTTTCAATAGCCTGTGATAATGTCCTCTAATCAATGATGTTTGGACAGCCTGTGATAATGTCCTCTAATCAGCGATGTTTGGACAGCCTGTGATAATGTCCTATAATCAGCGATGTTTGGACAGCCTGTGATAATGTCCTATAATCAGCGATGTTTGGACAGCCTGTGATAATGTCCTCTAGTCAGCGATGTTTGGACAGCCTGTGATAATGTCCTCTAATCAGCAATGTTTGGATAGCCTGTGATAATGTCCTCTAGTCAGCAATGTTTGGATAGCCTGTGATAATGTCCTATAATCAGCGATGTTTCAATAGCCTGTGATAATGTCCTCTAATCAGCGATGTTTCAATAGCCTGTGATAATGTCCTCTAATCAGCGATGTTTGGACAGCCTGTGATAATGTCCTCTAATCAGCGATGTTTGGACAGCCTGTGATAATGTCCTCTAATCAGCGATGTTTGGACAGCCTGTGATAATGTCCTATAATCAGCGATGTTTGGACAGCCTGTGATAATGTCCTCTAATCAGCGATGTTTCAATAGCCTGTGATAATGTCCTCTAATCAGCGATGTTTGGATAGCCTGTGATAATGTCCTCTAATCAGCGATGTTTGGACAGCCTGTGATAATGTCCTCTAATCAGCGATGTTTGGATAGCCTGTGATAATGTCCTCTAATCAGCGATGTTTGGACAGCCTGTGATAATGTCCTCTAATCAGCGATGTTTGGATAGCCTGTGATAATGTCCTCTAATCAGCGATGTTTGGATAGCCTGTGATAATGTCCTCTAATCAGCGATGTTTGGACAGCCTGTGATAATGTCCTCTAATCAGCGATGTTTCAATAGCCTGTGATAATGTCCTCTAATCAGCGATGTTTCAATAGCCTGTGATAATGTCCTCTAATCAGCGATGTTTCAATAGCCTGTGATAATGTCCTCTAATCAGCGATGTTTCAATAGCCTGTGATAATGTCCTCTAATCAGCGATGTTTCAATAGCCTGTGATAATGTCCTCTAATCAGCGATGTTTCAATAGCCTGTGATAATGTCCTCTAATCAATGATGTTTGGACAGCCTGTGATAATGTCCTCTAATCAATGATGTTTGAATAGCCTGTGATAATGTCCTCTAATCAGCGATGTTTGGACAGCCTGTGATAATGTCCTCTAATCAGCGATGTTTGGACAGCCTGTGATAATGTCCTCTAATCAGCGATGTTTGGACAGCCTGTGATAATGTCCTCTAGTCAGCGATGTTTGGACAGCCTGTGATAATGTCCTCTAATCAGCAATGTTTGGATAGCCTGTGATAATGTCCTCTAGTCAGCGATGTTTGGATAGCCTGTGATAATGTCCTCTAATCAGCAATGTTTGGATAGCCTGTGATAATGTCCTCTAGTCAGCGATGTTTGGACAGCCTGTGATAATGTCCTCTAATCAGTGATGTTTGGACAGCCTGTGATAATGTCCTCTAATCAGCGATGTTTGGACAGCCTGTGATAATGTCCTCTAATCAGCGATGTTTGGATAGCCTGTGATAATGTCCTCTAATCAGCGATGTTTGGATAGCCTGTGATAATGTCCTCTAATCAGCGATGTTTGGACAGCCTGTGATAATGTCCTCTAATCAGCGATGTTTGGATAGCCTGTGATAATGTCCTCTAATCAGCGATGTTTGGACAGCCTGTGATAATGTCCTATAATGAGCGATGTTTGGACAGCCTGTGATTAACGTTCTTTATATGCAGGTGTCCATCTTCCGACAGTGCTTCTCACCATGAAAGCAGCCTTGGCTTGGTTCTGTGGATGCCTCCAGATGACGATGACGAGGACCAGGAGGATGAAGGCTAcgatggacacacacaccatgctcCAGATCTCCTGCCGCTGTATAGCATCTATCGCTTGGGTCAGCAGGACGCACAGACCGCATACACACACcactggagagagagcgagagagagagagagagagagagagagagagagagagagagagagagagagagagagagagagagagagagagagaaggggaaggagagaagaacaactgaacagagagagagaggaaggggtgagagaagaataactgaacagagagagagaggaaggggtgagagaagaacaactgaacagagagagagaggaaggggtgagagaAGAATAactgaacagaaagagaggaaggggtgagagaagaacaactgaacagagagagagaggaaggggtgagagaagaacaaccgaacagagagagagaggaagggggtgagagaagaacaactgaacagagagagagaggaaggggtgagagaagaataactgaacagagagagaggaaggggtgagataagaacaactgaacagagagagaggggaaggggtgagagaagaacaaccgaacagagagagaggaaggggtgagagaagaacaactgaacagagagagagagaaggggtgagagaagaacaactgaacagagagagaggaaggggtgagagaagaacaactgaacagagagagagaggaaggggtgagagaagaacaactgaacagagagagagaggaaggggtgagagaagaataactgaacagagagagaggaaggggtgagagaagaacaactgaacagagagagaggaaggggtgagagaagaacaactgatcagagagagagaggaaggggtgagagaagaacaactgaacagagagagagaggaaggggtgagagaagaacaactgaacagagagagagaggaagggggtgagagaagaacaactgaacagagagagaggaaggggtgagagaagaacaactgaacagagagagaggaaggggtgagagaagaataactgaacagagagagaggaaggggtgagagaagaacaactgatcagagagagaggaaggggtgagagaagaacaactgaacagagataggaagggggtgagagaagaacaactgatcagagagagaggaaggggtgagagaagaacaactgaacagagagagagaggaaggggtgagagaagaacaactgaacagagagagaggaaggggtgagagaagaacaactgaacagagagagagaggaaggggtgagagaagaacaactgaacagagagaggaaggggtgagagaagaacaactgaacagagagagaggaagggggtgagagaagaacaactgaacagagagaggaagtgggtgagagaagaacaactgaacagagagaggaaggggtgagagaagaacaactgatcagggagaggaaggggtgagagaagaacaactgaacagagagagagaggaaggggtgagagaagaacaaccgaacagagagagagggggggtgagagaagaacaaccgaacagagagagaggaagggggtgagagaagaacaactgaacagagagagaggaaggggtgagagaagaacaactgaacagagagagaggaaggggtgagagaagagcaactgaacagagagagagaggaaggggtgagagaagagcaactgaacagagagagagaggaaggggtgagagaagaacaactgaacagagggagaggaggccgATGGAAGAATGTCTGAAAGAAAGGGTGGAAGGCTACATAATATCCCACTGCAGATACTACAGCACCTTTAAAATGTAGACAATCTTTGAATAATATTACTTGTCAACTTTAAAGACAGATTGATTGGAGATTTCTTGTCAAAGCGTTATGCCTACCAGAAAAGACAGTCAAACTTGTGACTGTTTTCGAGGTGCCCGATGTTGGGAATGATGGCGGTTTGAGACAACCAAACTTGGTGCTTATTTCAAGGATCTGGAGATCTGAGTCTTCTGATTGGGTCTCTTGGTACCTAGATGTTACAAAGTCAACTTAGTACCTTTTATTTAGCTAAATAGACAATGGCTGTTTATCTAAGTTTGGATATTTGTGAAATACTCACCTCAGTATAAGAATGCATATAGCCACAAGTGTGTAGGCAAAGAGTGTCCCAATTGACATCATATCAACCAAAGCTTTCAGGTCAAACACCAGGGCCATTATCGCTGGAAAGGAAAACAAACAAGCATTCAAGTATTTACCGTAGATAAATCATCACACAAAATATATCATAAAGCCAAACACAACAAACTCTTCTTATCTCTacgagagaaagagaacgagagagagagagatagagagggttgGGGTGATACCTGCTACGAcccggaggagagggtagagagagagagagatagagagggttgGGGTGATACCTGCTACGAcccggaggagagggtagagagagagatagagagggttgGGGTGATACCTGCTACGAcccggaggagagggtagagagagagagatagagagggttgGGGTGATACCTGCTATGACcccggaggagagggtagagagagagagatagagagggatgggGTGTTACCTGCTATGAtccggaggagagggtagagagagagagatggagagggatggggtGTTACCTGCTATGACCCcgtaggagagggtagagagagagatagagagggatgggGTGTTACCTGCTATGACCCCgtaggagagggtagagaaagagagagatagagagggatgggGTGTTACCTGCTATGACcccggaggagagggtagagagagagatagagagggatgggGTGTTACCTGCTACAACCCCGGAGGAGAGGGTAGCGATGACAGGACTTTGTCTGGCGCTGACCTTACTGAGGGGCTTGAAGAGGAGGCCGTCTCTGGCCATAGCAAACAGCACGCGGGGCATAGGGAACATGGAACCCAACAGActgtacaggagacagacagacacagagagccaTCAGACATGTTACAGTCTCAGGTTTATGCCCCAAATGGcaccactacttttgaccagggccaatagggtagtgcactataaagagataagggtgccatttggcatgcaGACTCAGCACAGGACCACGTTACAATCTCAGAAAAACAGCTATAACAACAGAACACGAGGCTAGATTTACAAATCATTTGCAACCTGGTAACTATGGTTTATCTCGTTTTagaaaggagacagacagacagacagacagacagacagacagacagacagacagacagacagacagacagacagacagacagacagacagttctccTACCTACCTGGTGGAGAGGGCTGGTGGCGTTCTCCTACCTACCTGGTGGAGAGGGCTGGTGGCGTTCTCCTACCTACCTGGTGGAGAGGGCTGGTGGCGTTCTCCTACCTACCTGGTGGAGAGGGCTGGTGGCGTTCTCCTACCTACCTGGTGGAGAGGGCTGGTGGCGTTCTCCTACCTACCTGGTGGAGAGGGCTGGTGGCGTTCTCCTACCTACCTGGTGGAGAGGGCTGGTGGCGTTCTCCTACCTACCTGGTGGAGAGGGCTGGTGGCGTTCTCCTACCTACCTGGTGGAGAGGGCTGGTGGCGTTCTCCTACCTACCTGGTGGAGGGCTGGTGGCGTTCTCCTAGGGCTGGTGGCGTTCTCCTCCGTTCTCCTACCTACctggtggagagggtggagagggctGGTGGCGTTCTCCTACCTACCTGGTGGAGAGGGCTGGTGGCGTTCTCCTACCTACCTGGTGGAGAGGGCTGGTGGCGTTCTCCTACCTACCTGGTGGAGAGGGCTGGTGGCGTTCTCCTACCTACCTGGTGGAGAGGGCTGGTGGCGTTCTCCTACCTACCTGGTGGAGAGGGCTGGTGGCGTTCTCCTACCTACCTGGTGGAGAGGGCTGGTGGCGTTCTCCTACCTACCTGGTGGAGAGGGCTGGTGGCGTTCTCCTACCTACCTGGTGGAGCTGGTGGCGTTCTCCTACCTACCTGGTGGAGCTGGTGGCGTTCTCCTACAGCCACCACCTGGTGGAGAGGGCTGGTGGCGTTCTCCTACCTACCTGGTGGAGAGGGCTGGGCCCCTACAGCCGTTCTCCTATGTGGACTGGTGGCGTTCTCCTACCTATGGTGGAAGGGCT encodes:
- the LOC127913714 gene encoding trimeric autotransporter adhesin AtaA-like translates to MTVTDSVTVTSVTDGVTDGVTVTDGVTVTDGVTVTVTDGVTVTDGVTVTVTDGVTVTDGVTDGVTVTDGVTVTDGVTDGVTVTVTDGVTVTDSVTVTVTDGVTEGVTVTEGVTVTDGVTVTVTDGVTVTDGVTDGVTVTDGVTDGVTVTDGVTEGVTVTEGVTVTEGVTVTDGVTVTDGVTEGVTVTDSVTVTDGVTDGVTVTDGVTDGVTVTDGVTEGVTVTEGVTVTDGVTVTDGVTEGVTVTEGVTVTDGVTVTEGVTVTEGVTVTDGVTVTDGVTEGVTVTEGVTVTDGVTVTDIVLKFTYSLLYITLHLSHLADALIQSNLSCQ